GACACCCACGCGGGGCGACGCCACGTTCAACGTGCGGATGCCGGCGGGAATTCCGGCCGGGGCCGCGCCTCGGGGCGGCGGGAATTCGGTGTCTCGGGCGGTTGGGGCCCGCGTTTCGGGGTGGCCGGAGCCCGTGCCTTGTGCGGTGGGGGCCGGTGTTCGGGTGGTCGGGGTTGGTGTTCCGGGAGGTCCGGCCCGCGCCTCGGGGGCGCCCGGGCCAGCGCTTCGCCCGGTCGGGATTCGGTGTCTCGGGCGGCCGGGCCCGCGTTTCGCCGGCGGGACTCGGTGTCTCGGGCGGCGCGAGCCTGCGCCTCACGCGGTGGTGGCCGGTGTCTCAGGCGGCCCGAGTCGGCGTCGGGGCGGCCCGAGCCGGCGTCCGGCGGCCGAAGTCGGCGTCCGGGCGGCCGGAGTCTGCGTCGGATCGGCCGGAGTCGGCGTCGGGGCGGCTGGCATCGGCGACTCGGTGCACCCGAGCTGGCATCCAGGGCGGCCGGAGTCGCGTCTCGGGCGACCGGACCGACTCTCGGTGCGGCCGAGCCCGCGTCTCCGCGCGCCCCAGCCCGCGTTTCCGTGCACCCCAGCCCGCGTCTCAGTGCGGCAGGCTCGCCGGGTTGCCGCCGTTCGCCTCATAGCCCGCCACCGCCAGTGCCCGGTACACGGCGAACTCCGCCGCAGGGTCGGCGGACAGGGTCCAGGGCAGGGCGCCGACGTGGCCGTCGATGTGCACCAGTTGGTTCATGGCCTCCGCCCAGCGCTCGCTGCGGACCAGGAAGAAGACCAGCATGTGCCGCACGTGCGCCAGCATCGGGTCGTCGGGGCGGGCCGAGTGCACCGCGTGCAGCGCGCCGTGGACCGCCTTCGTGACGACCTCGGTCTGCCAGAAGCTGCTGACCAGGGTCACCTCGGGGAGGTGCTCGAACACCGCGAACAGGGGCATGGCCGCAAGCAGGGAGCCCTTGGGCGCGCGGGCGGCCGCGGCCTCCGCGAACTCGTACGCCAGCTCACGCGAGCCGTGCCACTTCTCGCACCAGTAGTGCAGCGCGGCCAGGTGCGCTCCCATGTGGGCCGGGGCGCGGTCCAGGATCTTCAGCCAGACCTGCTCGAAGTCCTTCTGGGAGTAGCCCAGCCCGCGGGCCACCGACAGCTCGACGATGTACGGGATCGGGTCGCCGGGGGCCAGCAGCGCCGCCTCGCCGCACGCCGCCTTCGCCTCCTCCATGATGATCCGGAACTCGTCCGTCCCGGGCGTCGCCGTCCGCCACGCCTGCTGCACCAGGAACTCGGCGTGCACCGCGGCCCCGCCCGCGTCCTTGGGCGCCTCGGTCCGCCACACCCGCAGCCACTGCCCGCCCGGCGCCTCGCCCACCCCGCCGGGCCGCTGGGAGAGCTCCAGCGAGGCAGCGCCCGCGAAGGCCTGCACGCGCTGCCAGCGCCGCTCGCCCTCCGTCTCCGTCCCGGCGAGGAGCTGCTGCGCCGCGCGGTAGTCCTGCGTGCGCTGCACCACGTCCAGGACGTCCAGCAGGTCCTGGTCGGGGCCGGGCATGCGGATGTCCAGCTCCTCCTCGCGGACGAAGCCGTAGTTCGCCGGGTCCGCGGCGTCCGGGTGGTCGGGCGAGACCAGCCCGATCGCGCCCCCGCGCCTGCGCCGCAGGAAGGGAAGCAGCACGAAGCCCAGCATGACCAGTGCGATCAGGACCCAGAGAATCTCCATGCGACAAGCGAACCAGACCGCGCCGACAATTGGCCAACCTGATCCGCGAACCTGTGGAAACCCCGCCGAGCGGCACCCGTCGCCGTGCCCGTCGCCCTGTGGAAAACCCGGTTCCGTGGCCCGTGTGGCCTCGTCCCCCGGCACTCAGCGCGTCGGCGCACTACCCTCGGTGCCCATGAGCGACAGGCATATCAGTCAGCACTTCGAGACGCTCGCGATCCACGCGGGCAACACCGCCGACCCCCTGACGGGCGCGGTCGTCCCGCCGATCTACCAGGTGTCGACCTACAAGCAGGACGGCGTCGGCGGCCTGCGCGGCGGCTACGAGTACAGCCGCAGCGCCAACCCGACCAGGACCGCTCTGGAGGAGAACCTCGCCGCCCTGGAGGGCGGCCGCCGCGGTCTCGCGTTCGCGTCCGGGCTGGCGGCCGAGGACTGCCTGCTGCGCACGCTGCTCAGCCCCGGCGACCACGTGGTCATCCCCAACGACGCCTACGGCGGCACGTTCCGCCTGTTCGCCAAGGTCGTCGCCCGCTGGGGCGTGGAGTGGTCGGTCGCCGACACGAGCGACCCGGCCGCCGTACGGGCCGCCATCACCCCGAAGACCAAGGCCGTGTGGGTGGAGACCCCCTCCAACCCGCTCCTCGGCATCACGGACATCGCCGCCGTCGCTCAGATCACCCGGGACGCGGGCGCCCGCCTCGTCGTCGACAACACCTTCGCCACGCCCTACCTCCAGCAGCCGCTCTCGCTCGGCGCGGACGTCGTCGTGCACTCGCTGACCAAGTACATGGGCGGCCACTCGGACGTCGTCGGCGGCGCACTGATCACCGGCGACGCCGAGCTGGGCGAGGAACTGGCCTTCCACCAGAACGCGATGGGCGCGGTCGCCGGGCCCTTCGACTCCTGGCTGGTGCTGCGCGGCACCAAGACGCTCGCGGTGCGCATGGACCGGCACAGCGAGAACGCCGCCAAGGTCGCCGACATGCTCACCCGGCACGCGCGCGTGACGAGCGTCCTGTACCCGGGCCTGCCGGAGCACCCCGGTCACGAGGTCGCCGCCAAGCAGATGAAGTCGTTCGGCGGCATGGTCTCCTTCCGCGTGGCGGGCGGCGAGGAGGCGGCCGTCGAGATCTGCAACCGCGCCAAGGTGTTCACGCTGGGGGAGTCCCTGGGCGGCGTCGAGTCGCTGATCGAGCACCCCGGCCGGATGACGCACGCCTCCGCGGCCGGCTCGCTCCTGGAGGTGCCCGGCGACCTGGTGCGGCTGTCCGTCGGCATCGAGAACGCCGACGATCTGCTGGAAGACCTCCAGCAGGCGCTGGGCTAGGACGCCCCCGGCGGGGTCACCAGCCGGTGAGGGGTGGAGTCGTGTCCGACGGCGGCTCCACCCACGGGCGGGCCGTCAGAGCCCACACCGTGAATCCCACGGCCGCCGCGAACATCAACAGCCACAGCAGGCGCCGCGCGACCGTCCTGCGCCGCAGCATCCGGCCGCCCCGGCGCACCGCCTCCGCCTGGATCTCGGCCGGCACGGACCGCGACGACCCCTGCTCCAGCAGCCGCCGAACGGCCGCCTCACGGTCGTTCCCGACAGGGCTCCGGCCGGGAGGGCTCTGGTCCGGCGGTCTCATGACGGCACCGCCTTCGCGGCCGTCGCTGCCGGTGCCTGGCCCCGTGAGCGGTGCAGCAGGGTCGTCGTCGCCCGGTGGCAGATGGCCCGTACGCGCTCCGTGGACAGGCCGAGCAGGGCCGCCGTCTGCTCCTCGGCGACGCCTTCGTAGAGCCTGAGCACCAGGATCAGCCGCTCCTGCGGGGTGAGCGGGGCCAGGGGACTCGCCGGGTGCGGTCGGGAGCGGCCGAGACCGCGGTGGTGGTGCCACGCGCCGCGCGCGAAGCGGGTGGCCAGGTACTGCCGTGTGCGGTCGTACGGATCCTCGCCGCGCAGCCGGTCCCAGCACGCGTACGTGTGCGCCAGCGACAGGGTCAGCAGGCGTCGCGCGCGGGGGTTGTCGTCCGGGGCCTCCGCGGTGAGCAGGGTCGCGGCGTGCAGCAGCCGCCCGGCCGCGCCCGCGACGAACGCCTCGAACTCCCGGGCTCGACGCGTCGCCTGGGACGCATGCCGTTGTCGCACCGCGCCTCCCGCCGGACGGCGACCTGAGGATGCGGGCCCGGCCGGGTACGGGCGCGACGGCCGCGCACGACGGGGACCCGGTCTCATATCAGGCCAGGGGCGGCCCCGCGGTCAAGAGCCGCGCACCGGCTCGGGACGGCGGACGACCCGGCCGGCGCGGGCGGCCCCGTGACCAAGTGCCCCACCCGGGCGCGGCCGGCCACTGCCCGCGTGTGCCTCGCCCCTGTACCCGCCACGCGCGCGTGCCGCGCACACGTCGTACGGCGCCCCCGGAGAG
The genomic region above belongs to Streptomyces coeruleorubidus and contains:
- a CDS encoding cystathionine gamma-synthase, which codes for MSDRHISQHFETLAIHAGNTADPLTGAVVPPIYQVSTYKQDGVGGLRGGYEYSRSANPTRTALEENLAALEGGRRGLAFASGLAAEDCLLRTLLSPGDHVVIPNDAYGGTFRLFAKVVARWGVEWSVADTSDPAAVRAAITPKTKAVWVETPSNPLLGITDIAAVAQITRDAGARLVVDNTFATPYLQQPLSLGADVVVHSLTKYMGGHSDVVGGALITGDAELGEELAFHQNAMGAVAGPFDSWLVLRGTKTLAVRMDRHSENAAKVADMLTRHARVTSVLYPGLPEHPGHEVAAKQMKSFGGMVSFRVAGGEEAAVEICNRAKVFTLGESLGGVESLIEHPGRMTHASAAGSLLEVPGDLVRLSVGIENADDLLEDLQQALG
- a CDS encoding sigma factor-like helix-turn-helix DNA-binding protein, translated to MRQRHASQATRRAREFEAFVAGAAGRLLHAATLLTAEAPDDNPRARRLLTLSLAHTYACWDRLRGEDPYDRTRQYLATRFARGAWHHHRGLGRSRPHPASPLAPLTPQERLILVLRLYEGVAEEQTAALLGLSTERVRAICHRATTTLLHRSRGQAPAATAAKAVPS